One Sphingomicrobium marinum genomic window carries:
- a CDS encoding metallophosphoesterase family protein encodes MKLLRGAKAKGTASLPDGMRVYAIGDIHGCDKQLKKLLKAIRKDLEGYDGESRLVFLGDYVDRGPDSKGVIERLVSKKLPGDKQHFLLGNHEEAMMKVMDGTSKRANDWLSFGGRQMMESYGVGKKELYEAGGDVGALLREVMPKSHRKFFEKLKLKKQIGDYLFVHAGIRPGVPIEEQEQADLVWIRDRFLKSDRDHGVVVVHGHTISEKPQNKANRIGVDTGCYATGQLTAVRLQGSERAFITV; translated from the coding sequence TTGAAATTGCTACGAGGCGCCAAGGCGAAAGGGACGGCGAGCCTGCCCGACGGCATGCGCGTCTATGCTATCGGCGACATTCACGGCTGCGACAAGCAATTGAAGAAATTGCTCAAGGCAATCCGCAAGGATCTGGAAGGCTATGACGGTGAAAGCCGCCTCGTATTCCTGGGCGACTATGTCGACCGCGGGCCCGACAGCAAGGGGGTGATCGAGCGGCTGGTGTCAAAAAAGCTGCCCGGCGATAAACAGCACTTCCTGCTGGGCAACCACGAAGAAGCCATGATGAAGGTCATGGACGGCACGTCAAAGCGCGCCAACGACTGGCTCAGCTTTGGCGGACGTCAGATGATGGAAAGCTATGGCGTCGGCAAAAAGGAGCTGTACGAGGCGGGCGGCGATGTCGGAGCGCTGCTGCGCGAGGTCATGCCCAAATCGCACCGCAAATTCTTCGAGAAGCTCAAGCTCAAGAAGCAGATCGGCGATTATCTGTTCGTCCACGCCGGAATTCGCCCCGGCGTCCCGATCGAGGAACAGGAACAAGCCGACCTCGTCTGGATCCGTGACCGTTTCCTCAAATCGGACCGCGATCACGGGGTGGTCGTCGTGCATGGCCATACGATTTCGGAAAAGCCGCAGAACAAGGCCAATCGGATCGGCGTCGACACCGGCTGCTATGCCACCGGCCAGCTGACTGCCGTGCGCCTGCAAGGCAGCGAAAGGGCCTTCATCACCGTCTAG
- a CDS encoding aspartate/glutamate racemase family protein, producing MRKLGMIGGTSWNSSALYYEHINRMVARQLGGLSSARLLLESIDLAPYAAAQQRGDYETARQIISQAAMTLAAGGAEAILIGSNTTHKYAPAVEEVTGLSVLHIADATIAKLKADGRRRIALLGTRFTMTEDFAREPYEEAGFDLMPISNDWVATIDRIIFDELAMGVVRRDSQRAFKTLFTELAKQKADAIVLACTELVLAIDPKANVLPVYDTTEIHARAAVDWMLAGQEVARDAA from the coding sequence TTGCGTAAATTGGGCATGATCGGCGGCACGAGCTGGAACAGTTCGGCGCTTTATTACGAGCATATCAACCGCATGGTAGCGCGCCAGCTTGGCGGGCTGTCGAGCGCGCGATTGCTCCTCGAAAGCATCGATCTGGCACCCTATGCCGCAGCCCAGCAACGCGGCGATTACGAAACCGCACGACAGATCATCAGCCAGGCCGCGATGACGCTGGCAGCGGGCGGCGCGGAAGCGATCCTCATCGGCTCCAACACGACGCACAAATATGCACCCGCAGTCGAAGAGGTGACGGGGCTGTCCGTCCTGCACATTGCGGACGCGACAATCGCGAAGTTGAAAGCCGACGGTCGCCGCCGCATCGCGCTGCTGGGCACGCGTTTCACGATGACCGAGGACTTCGCGCGCGAGCCCTACGAAGAGGCCGGGTTCGACCTGATGCCGATTTCCAATGACTGGGTTGCGACGATCGACCGCATCATTTTCGACGAGCTGGCGATGGGTGTTGTCCGGCGCGACAGCCAGCGCGCGTTCAAGACGCTCTTCACCGAACTCGCAAAGCAAAAGGCCGACGCGATCGTTCTGGCCTGTACCGAACTGGTGCTGGCGATCGATCCCAAGGCCAACGTGCTGCCAGTGTACGATACGACCGAGATCCATGCCCGTGCGGCGGTCGACTGGATGCTTGCTGGCCAAGAGGTCGCGCGCGACGCGGCATGA
- a CDS encoding UDP-glucose dehydrogenase family protein, translated as MKIVVIGTGYVGLVSGACFADFGHDVTCVDKDQKKLDMLHAGEMPIWEPGLERLVKQNVADGRLSFTGNLEEALPGAQAIFIAVGTPSRRGDGHADLTYVYAAVREIAQTMKDKAVIVTKSTVPVGTGDEIAKILEEENAPEGTVVASNPEFLREGAAIVDFKHPDRILVGAEDDWAREVLTEIYRPLFLNKAPMLFTSRRTAELTKYAANAFLATKISFINEMADICEAVGADVQELARGIGLDGRIGPKFLHPGPGYGGSCFPKDTLALLKTAQDFGVDSNIVSTVVKFNDDRKEAMAGRVAKALGGDLKGKKIGLLGLTFKPNTDDMREAPSIPLVAGLIEGGAEVHAFDPVGMEEARKILHEDIRYVEQPYDVADDADALVICTEWDSFRGLDLSRMKGLMRGKALVDLRNVYEREEAERAGLDYYPVGR; from the coding sequence ATGAAGATCGTGGTGATCGGCACCGGCTATGTAGGCCTCGTTTCTGGGGCGTGTTTTGCCGATTTCGGCCATGATGTGACCTGCGTCGACAAGGACCAGAAGAAGCTCGACATGCTCCACGCGGGCGAAATGCCGATCTGGGAGCCGGGGCTCGAACGCCTCGTCAAACAGAATGTCGCCGATGGTCGCCTGTCTTTCACCGGCAATCTGGAAGAAGCGTTGCCGGGCGCGCAGGCGATATTCATCGCGGTCGGCACGCCCTCGCGACGCGGTGATGGCCATGCCGATCTCACCTATGTCTACGCCGCCGTGCGCGAGATCGCGCAGACGATGAAGGACAAGGCCGTCATCGTGACGAAATCAACCGTGCCGGTGGGTACCGGCGACGAGATCGCGAAGATCCTCGAAGAGGAAAATGCGCCCGAAGGCACCGTCGTGGCGTCCAATCCGGAGTTCCTCCGCGAAGGCGCGGCGATTGTCGATTTCAAGCACCCCGATCGCATCCTGGTCGGCGCCGAAGACGATTGGGCCCGCGAAGTGCTGACCGAAATCTACCGCCCGCTCTTCCTCAACAAGGCGCCGATGCTATTCACCAGTCGCCGCACCGCCGAACTCACTAAATATGCCGCCAATGCCTTTCTCGCGACCAAGATCAGTTTCATCAACGAGATGGCCGACATTTGCGAAGCGGTGGGCGCGGACGTTCAGGAATTGGCACGCGGCATCGGTCTCGATGGTCGCATCGGTCCTAAATTCCTTCACCCCGGTCCCGGCTATGGCGGCAGCTGCTTCCCCAAGGACACGTTGGCGCTGCTCAAGACCGCGCAGGATTTCGGCGTCGACAGCAATATCGTCTCGACCGTTGTCAAGTTTAACGACGACCGCAAGGAAGCGATGGCGGGCCGCGTCGCCAAGGCGCTCGGCGGCGATCTCAAGGGCAAGAAGATCGGCCTGCTCGGCCTCACCTTCAAACCCAATACCGACGACATGCGCGAAGCGCCGTCGATCCCGCTCGTCGCCGGGCTGATCGAGGGCGGGGCCGAAGTGCACGCGTTCGACCCTGTTGGCATGGAGGAAGCCAGAAAGATCCTGCACGAGGATATACGCTATGTGGAGCAGCCATACGACGTCGCCGACGACGCCGATGCGCTGGTGATCTGCACCGAGTGGGATAGCTTCCGCGGGCTCGACCTCAGCCGGATGAAAGGGTTGATGCGCGGTAAGGCGTTGGTCGACCTGCGCAACGTCTACGAGCGCGAAGAAGCCGAGCGCGCGGGGCTCGATTACTATCCGGTCGGTCGCTAG
- a CDS encoding NAD(P) transhydrogenase subunit alpha, producing the protein MDFIAILSIFVLACFVGYYVVWSVTPALHTPLMSVTNAISSVIIVGGLIAAAAAGNPVAKWLGLGAVTLASVNIFGGFAVTERMLAMYKKKERK; encoded by the coding sequence ATGGACTTCATCGCCATTCTCTCCATTTTCGTGCTGGCGTGCTTCGTTGGCTACTACGTGGTCTGGTCGGTCACGCCGGCGCTGCATACGCCGTTGATGAGCGTTACCAACGCGATCAGCTCGGTCATCATCGTCGGCGGCCTGATTGCGGCTGCGGCCGCAGGCAACCCGGTGGCCAAATGGCTTGGGCTTGGTGCGGTGACGCTTGCCAGCGTCAACATCTTCGGCGGCTTTGCGGTCACCGAGCGAATGCTCGCGATGTACAAGAAGAAGGAGCGCAAGTGA
- the recO gene encoding DNA repair protein RecO → MRSVLQGIVVGLRAHGEHGAIVRMMSDEQGLVAAYVRGARGRRLGPVLVPGNVVQAALSARNDTQLPQGAIELEHSRGPLFSEPLPAAAIAWACALTATALPEGQPYPRVHGALTGLLDAIEAAPSAAGWGAALVRFELLLLAEMGFGLDLTECALTGTSHDLVAVSPKSGRAVSAEAAAPYKGQLLTLPDFLRTGEAKAFWSDILEGMALSGHFLKRDLLVERSAIILDARERLMDRLRGAAGVA, encoded by the coding sequence ATGCGCAGCGTTCTTCAGGGTATCGTCGTCGGCCTGCGTGCGCACGGCGAACATGGCGCTATCGTCCGCATGATGAGCGACGAGCAGGGGCTGGTCGCGGCTTATGTCCGCGGTGCGCGGGGGCGGCGACTGGGGCCGGTGCTGGTTCCCGGCAATGTCGTGCAGGCAGCACTTTCGGCGCGCAACGATACGCAGCTGCCGCAAGGCGCGATCGAGCTCGAACATAGCCGCGGTCCGCTTTTCTCCGAGCCCTTGCCTGCAGCTGCCATCGCGTGGGCATGTGCGCTGACGGCTACCGCGCTGCCCGAAGGCCAACCCTATCCGCGTGTGCATGGCGCGCTGACAGGACTGCTAGATGCGATCGAGGCGGCGCCCTCGGCAGCAGGCTGGGGCGCAGCGCTGGTGCGGTTCGAACTGCTGTTGCTGGCCGAGATGGGGTTTGGCCTCGATTTGACCGAATGTGCACTAACGGGGACATCGCACGATTTGGTCGCGGTCAGCCCGAAATCAGGGCGCGCCGTATCTGCCGAAGCGGCGGCGCCGTACAAGGGTCAATTATTGACGCTCCCGGATTTTCTACGAACGGGCGAAGCCAAGGCATTCTGGTCCGACATCCTTGAAGGAATGGCACTTTCCGGCCATTTCCTGAAGCGCGATTTGCTGGTCGAACGGTCGGCTATCATCCTCGATGCCCGCGAACGGCTGATGGACCGCTTGCGCGGTGCCGCCGGTGTCGCCTAG
- a CDS encoding NAD(P)(+) transhydrogenase (Re/Si-specific) subunit beta has translation MDLSLVLAAAGADLPDWALLAYLVSGVFFILALRGLSSPETARAGNRYGMSGMALAVGTTLIAYDVTNWLELGAAIAIGAVIGLTVARRIAMTAMPQLVAAFHSLVGLAAVLVAAAAYTNPGAFGLLVEVIGGPEPRFAIDPVARVEMALGAAIGAVTFSGSVIAFAKLNGNMSGTPILLPARHVINFGILGGIIGLTAMFAMAGGITIPGWIFPTIVALAFLVGFLLIIPIGGADMPVVVSMLNSYSGWAAAAMGFTLGNTAMIITGALVGSAGAILSYIMCAAMNRSFISVIAGGFGQDSGASSGGGEVIDRPYKQGSADDAAFMLKQADKVIIVPGYGMAVAQAQHVLREMADLLKEKGVEVKYAIHPVAGRMPGHMNVLLAEANVPYDEVFELEDINSEFAQADVAFVIGANDVTNPSAKTDKTSPIYGMPVLDVEKARTTLFIKRSMGGAGYAGVENELFFRDQTMMLLSDAKKMVEEIVKALD, from the coding sequence ATGGATTTGTCGCTCGTTCTCGCCGCTGCAGGGGCGGACCTCCCGGATTGGGCCTTGCTGGCATATCTTGTATCGGGCGTTTTCTTCATCCTCGCGCTGCGCGGACTTTCGAGCCCAGAGACCGCGCGCGCGGGTAATCGCTATGGCATGTCGGGCATGGCGCTCGCGGTCGGCACCACGCTGATCGCCTATGATGTCACCAACTGGCTCGAACTCGGCGCGGCCATCGCCATCGGTGCGGTGATCGGTCTGACCGTGGCACGCCGTATCGCGATGACCGCGATGCCCCAGCTGGTTGCCGCTTTCCATAGCCTGGTCGGCCTTGCGGCGGTGCTGGTAGCCGCTGCAGCCTATACCAACCCGGGAGCCTTCGGGCTGCTGGTCGAGGTCATCGGCGGGCCCGAACCGCGCTTCGCCATCGATCCGGTTGCGCGCGTCGAAATGGCGCTGGGTGCGGCAATCGGTGCCGTCACCTTTTCGGGGAGCGTGATCGCTTTTGCCAAGCTGAACGGCAACATGAGCGGCACGCCGATCCTGCTGCCAGCGCGCCACGTCATCAATTTCGGCATTCTCGGCGGCATTATCGGGCTGACGGCGATGTTCGCGATGGCCGGCGGGATCACCATTCCCGGCTGGATTTTCCCGACCATCGTCGCGCTCGCCTTTCTGGTCGGCTTCTTGCTGATCATTCCGATCGGCGGTGCGGACATGCCGGTCGTGGTCTCGATGCTCAACAGCTATTCGGGCTGGGCCGCGGCGGCGATGGGTTTCACGCTCGGCAATACTGCCATGATCATCACCGGCGCGCTGGTGGGCTCTGCCGGCGCCATCCTCAGCTACATCATGTGCGCGGCGATGAACCGCAGCTTCATCAGCGTGATCGCGGGCGGATTCGGGCAGGATAGCGGCGCTTCAAGCGGCGGCGGCGAGGTCATTGATCGACCCTACAAGCAGGGCAGCGCCGATGACGCGGCCTTCATGCTCAAGCAGGCCGACAAGGTCATCATCGTTCCGGGCTACGGCATGGCGGTGGCACAGGCGCAGCACGTACTGCGCGAGATGGCCGACCTCCTCAAGGAGAAAGGGGTAGAGGTAAAATACGCGATTCACCCCGTCGCGGGCCGCATGCCGGGACACATGAACGTGCTGCTGGCCGAAGCCAACGTGCCCTATGACGAGGTGTTCGAGCTCGAAGACATTAACAGCGAGTTCGCGCAGGCCGATGTCGCCTTCGTGATTGGCGCCAATGATGTCACCAATCCGTCGGCCAAGACCGACAAGACGTCGCCGATCTACGGCATGCCCGTGCTCGACGTTGAGAAGGCGCGCACCACGCTCTTCATCAAACGGTCGATGGGCGGGGCCGGCTATGCCGGGGTCGAAAACGAACTTTTCTTTCGCGACCAGACAATGATGCTGTTGTCGGATGCCAAGAAAATGGTAGAGGAGATCGTCAAGGCGCTCGACTAA
- a CDS encoding nucleotidyltransferase domain-containing protein has translation MPTLENLLIDLVAPAGAPAGLADRVTALSDEDWRNIDARAQQHRLRPYLFYAAVEQAKLPIPTDIAKGWRDCARASTVEALLHQRDLVTAIGLFHEEGVDAVALKGAALAFTAYPQPGLRPMRDIDLWVRPADALRAHHVLLAAGYQAVTPGDPEILLETDHQLPLLLAPGGETQIEIHARLFHDAVEEDPSPRDEFLTSCPMIEVAGQSVRVPSPEHQLLHLVVHAAYDHRFDNGPITLPDIAWLTRHHAIDWPAYHAMTGSLRRGSDALLGLVAQRFADAPIEGVEPPEPEAIDMIVRLMAQDLDHRGGANLLSHAGLLASAFPGARRIAALYGERARRIYPLSLLAHW, from the coding sequence ATGCCGACATTGGAAAACTTGCTGATCGACCTCGTCGCGCCCGCCGGTGCGCCAGCCGGTCTTGCCGATCGCGTGACGGCCTTGTCCGATGAAGATTGGCGCAATATCGATGCGCGCGCACAGCAGCATCGTCTCCGCCCGTATCTGTTTTATGCCGCGGTCGAACAGGCGAAGCTGCCGATCCCCACCGACATTGCGAAGGGTTGGCGCGACTGTGCGCGGGCGAGCACAGTCGAAGCCCTGCTCCACCAGCGCGACCTCGTAACCGCGATCGGACTCTTCCATGAAGAGGGTGTCGACGCCGTCGCACTGAAAGGCGCCGCGCTCGCCTTCACGGCCTATCCGCAGCCAGGGCTCCGGCCAATGCGGGATATCGATTTATGGGTGCGTCCAGCCGACGCGCTGCGGGCCCATCACGTTCTACTTGCTGCGGGCTATCAGGCGGTGACCCCGGGCGATCCGGAAATACTGCTCGAAACGGATCACCAACTCCCGCTGCTGCTTGCTCCGGGTGGCGAAACGCAAATCGAGATACATGCCAGGCTTTTCCACGACGCAGTGGAGGAAGACCCATCGCCCCGCGACGAATTCCTGACGAGCTGCCCGATGATCGAGGTTGCAGGCCAGAGCGTGCGCGTCCCGTCGCCCGAACACCAACTGTTACACCTGGTCGTCCACGCCGCATACGATCATCGGTTCGACAACGGACCGATCACGCTGCCCGATATCGCCTGGCTCACCCGGCACCACGCGATCGATTGGCCGGCTTACCACGCCATGACCGGCAGCTTGCGCCGTGGCAGCGATGCGTTGCTCGGCCTTGTTGCCCAGCGCTTTGCGGATGCGCCGATCGAAGGCGTCGAACCTCCTGAGCCGGAGGCGATCGACATGATTGTCCGCCTGATGGCGCAAGATCTCGATCATCGCGGGGGTGCCAACCTGCTATCGCATGCAGGACTGCTGGCGTCCGCCTTTCCCGGCGCCAGGCGCATCGCCGCCCTCTATGGAGAACGCGCGCGGCGTATATACCCTCTCAGCCTGCTGGCGCATTGGTGA
- a CDS encoding glycoside hydrolase family 16 protein, translating to MFAELIAASLMLHPTNAHDNHWVEEKASAERELLFKDEFDGGALDRDKWIAIGPEFWVNNEQQVYVDSPETIQFVTGMEGAEDGALVLKPKWAPGTEVPDVRTADFISGRIETKGKWDFTYGRAEARIKMTDHVGVWPAWWLLGNGKWPETGEIDIMEYVGEKDWIGVAIHGPGYSGDKAPVNRHYFKDGEDVTGWHVYAVEWTADEMVFYVNDEVVYRATRRTVGWLGGDWRFDNPKHLILNFAVGGVYPAKVNMIEEPYYGLPQESVDAIKAGEAAMYVDWVRVYAPVEEQPEPTTEY from the coding sequence ATGTTTGCCGAACTGATCGCCGCGTCGCTGATGCTGCATCCGACGAATGCGCACGACAACCATTGGGTCGAGGAAAAGGCGTCCGCCGAGCGCGAACTGCTGTTTAAAGACGAATTCGATGGCGGCGCGCTCGACCGCGACAAGTGGATCGCCATCGGTCCCGAATTCTGGGTCAACAATGAACAGCAGGTCTATGTCGACAGTCCGGAGACCATCCAGTTCGTTACCGGCATGGAAGGTGCGGAGGATGGCGCGCTCGTCCTGAAGCCCAAATGGGCGCCGGGCACTGAGGTCCCGGACGTGCGCACCGCCGACTTCATTTCGGGCCGGATCGAAACCAAGGGCAAGTGGGACTTCACCTACGGCCGCGCCGAAGCGCGCATCAAGATGACCGACCATGTCGGTGTCTGGCCGGCATGGTGGCTGCTCGGCAACGGCAAATGGCCAGAAACGGGCGAGATCGACATCATGGAATATGTCGGCGAAAAGGACTGGATCGGCGTCGCCATTCATGGTCCGGGCTATTCGGGCGACAAGGCGCCCGTGAACCGCCATTATTTCAAGGATGGCGAGGACGTCACCGGCTGGCATGTCTATGCCGTCGAATGGACCGCCGACGAGATGGTGTTCTACGTCAATGACGAGGTCGTCTACCGCGCCACGCGCCGCACCGTCGGATGGCTAGGGGGCGATTGGCGCTTCGATAATCCCAAGCACCTCATCCTCAATTTTGCCGTCGGCGGGGTTTATCCGGCGAAGGTCAACATGATCGAGGAGCCTTATTACGGGCTACCGCAGGAAAGCGTCGACGCGATCAAGGCGGGCGAGGCCGCCATGTATGTCGACTGGGTGCGCGTTTACGCGCCCGTAGAAGAGCAGCCCGAGCCGACTACCGAATATTGA
- the apaG gene encoding Co2+/Mg2+ efflux protein ApaG → MGMLFPHSAKTGDITVRVSVSYLAEQSAPADDRWFWSYHIRIENGGDMAVQLMARRWLIIDGRGNASEVVGEGVVGDMPVIAPGDSYDYVSGCPLSTPNGTMEGAYQMVGEDGAGFEIEIPKFPLQGPAV, encoded by the coding sequence ATGGGGATGCTGTTCCCGCATAGCGCCAAGACCGGCGACATCACCGTGCGCGTTTCGGTGAGCTATCTTGCCGAGCAATCTGCGCCTGCGGACGATCGCTGGTTCTGGAGCTATCACATCCGGATCGAGAATGGCGGCGACATGGCGGTCCAGCTGATGGCGCGGCGCTGGCTCATCATCGACGGACGCGGCAACGCGTCCGAGGTTGTCGGCGAAGGCGTGGTTGGCGATATGCCGGTCATCGCGCCGGGCGACAGCTACGATTATGTCTCGGGCTGCCCGCTATCGACTCCGAACGGAACGATGGAAGGCGCCTACCAGATGGTCGGTGAGGACGGCGCGGGCTTCGAGATCGAAATCCCCAAATTCCCGCTCCAGGGCCCTGCCGTCTAG
- the uvrC gene encoding excinuclease ABC subunit UvrC has protein sequence MVSKADRPDTPDAKERFNEDAATAAVKGAGAPDIEAGVAAIRNVVKTLPKRPGVYRMLDARGDVLYVGKARALANRVINYTQVANLSKRLQRMVAQTRSMTIVTTETEAEALLLEAQLIKRFRPPYNVLLRDDKSFPFILLREDHDFPQVRLHRGARRTKGQYYGPFASAGSVRNTLNALQKLFLLRSCSDGFFRGRDRPCLLYQIKRCSAPCVGRISEEEYAESVADAKLFLSGKSTGVQAKLGKQMAAAAELQDYELAAVYRDRLRALTYIQGSQTIHAEGLGDADVFALADKAGQVCVQAFFIRGGQNWGHRSFFPKGVEGLPLEDVLTDFIMQFYEDVPPPRRVLVDRDLPEGDLVAEALTERAERKIEVSRPHRGPRRKLMEQASRNAVEALERRMAESTTQARLLRELADAFELSDPPERIEVYDNSHIMGTNAVGAMIVAGPEGFRKNNYRKFNIKSAQTDDDFGMMKEVLTRRFARLAKEDPDRSKGDWPDLVLIDGGKGQLNAALEIMEEAGVEDVPVVGVAKGPHHGREGREVFHLPGGREMTLKPNSPLLFYLQRLRDEAHRFAIGSHRQKRAKSFTGSTLDEVPGVGPTRKRSLLMHFGTAKAVKSAALDDLERAPGISKAIARQIHDYFHPRG, from the coding sequence ATGGTGAGCAAGGCCGACCGTCCCGATACCCCCGATGCCAAGGAGCGCTTCAACGAGGACGCCGCGACAGCGGCGGTCAAGGGTGCCGGCGCGCCCGATATCGAAGCCGGCGTGGCCGCGATCCGCAATGTCGTGAAGACGCTGCCCAAGCGGCCTGGCGTCTATCGCATGCTCGATGCGCGCGGCGATGTGCTTTATGTCGGGAAGGCGCGGGCGCTGGCCAACCGCGTGATCAACTATACGCAGGTGGCCAACCTGTCGAAGCGGTTGCAGCGGATGGTCGCGCAGACGCGGTCGATGACGATCGTCACCACCGAAACCGAAGCCGAGGCGCTGCTGCTCGAAGCGCAGCTGATCAAGCGGTTTCGCCCGCCATATAACGTGCTGCTGCGCGACGATAAGAGTTTCCCCTTCATCCTGCTTCGCGAGGACCATGACTTTCCGCAGGTGCGGCTGCATCGCGGCGCGCGGCGGACAAAAGGGCAGTATTACGGCCCGTTCGCGAGCGCGGGATCGGTCAGGAATACGCTCAATGCGCTCCAGAAACTGTTCCTGCTGCGCAGTTGTTCGGACGGCTTCTTTCGTGGCCGCGACCGGCCGTGCCTGCTCTACCAGATCAAGCGCTGTTCGGCGCCGTGCGTGGGGCGGATTTCCGAAGAGGAATACGCCGAAAGCGTGGCCGATGCGAAGCTGTTCCTGTCGGGCAAGTCGACAGGCGTGCAGGCCAAGCTGGGCAAGCAGATGGCCGCGGCTGCCGAGCTGCAGGATTACGAACTGGCAGCGGTATACCGTGACCGGCTTCGCGCGCTGACCTATATCCAGGGATCGCAGACCATCCATGCCGAGGGACTGGGCGATGCGGACGTCTTTGCGCTCGCCGACAAGGCGGGGCAGGTGTGCGTGCAGGCCTTTTTCATCCGCGGCGGGCAGAATTGGGGGCACCGGTCGTTCTTTCCGAAGGGCGTGGAGGGGCTGCCGCTCGAAGACGTGCTGACCGATTTCATCATGCAATTTTACGAAGACGTGCCGCCGCCGCGCCGTGTGCTGGTCGATCGCGACCTGCCCGAAGGTGATCTGGTGGCGGAAGCGTTGACCGAACGTGCAGAACGCAAGATCGAAGTGTCGCGGCCGCATCGCGGACCGCGGCGTAAGCTCATGGAGCAAGCGAGCCGCAACGCGGTCGAAGCGCTTGAACGGCGGATGGCCGAAAGCACGACGCAGGCCAGGTTGCTCCGCGAGCTCGCCGATGCCTTCGAACTTTCCGATCCGCCCGAGCGCATCGAAGTATACGACAACAGCCACATCATGGGGACCAACGCGGTCGGCGCGATGATCGTCGCGGGGCCCGAGGGCTTTCGCAAGAACAACTACCGCAAGTTCAATATCAAGTCGGCGCAGACCGATGACGATTTCGGGATGATGAAGGAAGTGCTGACGCGGCGCTTTGCGCGACTGGCGAAAGAGGATCCTGATCGGTCCAAGGGCGACTGGCCCGATCTTGTCCTGATCGATGGCGGCAAGGGGCAGCTCAATGCCGCGCTCGAAATCATGGAAGAGGCAGGCGTCGAGGACGTGCCCGTGGTGGGCGTGGCGAAGGGCCCGCACCATGGCCGCGAAGGTCGCGAGGTCTTTCATCTTCCCGGCGGGCGCGAGATGACCCTGAAGCCCAACTCGCCCTTGCTCTTCTACCTGCAGCGATTGCGCGACGAGGCGCACCGCTTCGCCATCGGATCGCACCGTCAGAAGCGCGCCAAGAGTTTCACGGGTTCGACGCTGGACGAGGTGCCGGGTGTCGGGCCGACGCGCAAGCGGTCGCTGCTGATGCACTTCGGTACGGCCAAGGCAGTCAAGTCCGCGGCGCTGGATGATCTTGAGAGGGCGCCGGGAATCTCCAAGGCAATTGCTCGCCAGATCCACGACTATTTCCATCCGCGCGGCTGA